In Chryseobacterium turcicum, a single window of DNA contains:
- a CDS encoding JAB-like toxin 1 domain-containing protein: MSTYHMSGNNPIFYVDSNGMNYHDYGVDDNGNTSLIQTTEDKFDRLYKAKSDSKGNAIKGSDGLAQKATEGTGKEDRDYVKVNKETKNSGTIISQLSGKDSEGLSHGTTINSVDARKVFQFAADNSHVEWTIGGFRTGKENIFFSRHISC, encoded by the coding sequence ATGTCTACGTACCATATGTCTGGAAATAATCCAATTTTTTATGTAGATTCTAACGGAATGAACTACCATGATTATGGAGTTGATGACAATGGAAATACTAGCTTAATTCAAACAACTGAGGATAAATTTGATAGACTTTATAAAGCAAAAAGCGATTCTAAAGGAAATGCCATAAAAGGTTCTGATGGTCTTGCACAGAAAGCAACTGAAGGAACTGGAAAAGAAGATCGGGATTATGTAAAGGTAAACAAAGAGACAAAAAATAGTGGAACCATTATTAGCCAGCTTTCAGGTAAAGATAGCGAGGGTTTAAGTCATGGTACAACAATAAATTCTGTAGATGCTAGAAAGGTTTTTCAATTTGCGGCAGATAATAGTCATGTAGAGTGGACTATAGGAGGATTTAGAACAGGGAAAGAAAATATATTTTTTAGTAGGCACATCTCATGCTAA
- a CDS encoding DUF6443 domain-containing protein codes for MKKIIIPISTLFVVGLSHAQALNLSTDQNYVYSKTYLDYDTNNQAIKATETVQYLDGLGRPKQVVNIKASPLQRDIVSHIEYDGFGRQALDYLPVPQGGTMNGAIVPNPLANASNTPLGNEVIFAKKEFENSPLDRILEQKQVGQAWSDKPVKFNYDANIDGEVKKFTATFDYTNLESKLTLSTSYTIAQLYKNMVTDEDGNKTIEYKNGRGQVLLIRKVLSDTENADTYYVYNNYDQLAYVIPPLAADAVKNLTSGLFPDITLNNLCYQYKYDSRNRLVEKKLPGKGWEYMVYDKTDRLIFTQDAVMHPSKKWLFTKYDQFGRVAYTGVIHLPGQTREELQAITNNQVITEKREGSLFSNGILIFYSNDMYSQIETVLSVNYYDNYPRETPPIPSQILGQDVLSQYSQNSNISTKSLPVASYVKNIEDDNWTKNYTWYDQKGRPIGSHSINHLGGYTKTESELDFSGTPKMVVTRHKRLDSDTEKVITENFTYDHQNRLMTHTHKVDNNPVEYLAQNIYNELSQLESKKVGGTSLGSGLQQVDYLYNIRGWMTQINDPGNLVNGDLFGYKIKYNQVEGEQTPNNDFSTLQVKPKYNGNIAEIDWKTSTQENEPLKRYGYVYDGLNRLKAGFYQKDINPTAKEYFEKIDYDLNGNIMRLQRSAELMTGNTAAFKIDNLKYDYIGNRLTKVTEEEIGKSDGYPYLASHNTIEYDNNVTNGNGNMTKHLDKGISSIQYNYLNLPKQITQNAQITNYIYRADGVKVKKLFGDIETNYLDGFQYKSTKSSGVGNGGGFGTIDDPNEVAVMKLRIIPTSEGYFDALSNQYIYNYTDHLGNVRLSYSDTNKDGIVQARQYFVSECNGNWNPPFEFPICIDNWKPGEIVEINNYYPFGLLHNYTTTTQNAYQYKYNGKELQETGMYDYGARMYMPDIGRWGVIDPLAEVYRRHSPYNYVVNNPIRFIDPDGMRIRWASWGDVQNDEELSKTFSSRKEYREARRELKKQYREVVNNSETASLIYNDLEKDSNTHTIFATKENGGSTVKNDDGGTTIKMGIGNGSDKYLEGVSSLEANIQATVAHEGGHAWLKMKGIEGEMSAPDLSSMPEFKISAFNSYVENRERRASHIENIIRGELINNGIKNMNLSSEYSAQMMRYDSKSFLKMQLQTVPLKLLENNPYNANDYLNRVYKISDIK; via the coding sequence ATGAAAAAAATAATCATCCCAATAAGTACATTGTTTGTAGTAGGGCTATCCCATGCACAGGCTTTAAACCTAAGCACAGATCAGAATTATGTTTATTCAAAAACATATCTTGACTATGATACAAATAATCAAGCTATTAAGGCAACAGAAACCGTTCAGTATCTTGACGGTTTAGGCAGACCCAAGCAGGTTGTCAATATCAAAGCATCCCCATTGCAAAGAGATATTGTTTCTCACATCGAATATGATGGATTTGGAAGACAGGCTTTGGATTATCTTCCCGTTCCTCAAGGGGGTACAATGAACGGTGCTATTGTTCCGAATCCTTTGGCAAATGCATCCAATACACCTTTAGGCAACGAAGTTATTTTTGCTAAAAAAGAATTTGAAAACTCACCTTTAGACAGGATTTTAGAACAAAAACAGGTAGGCCAGGCATGGAGCGATAAGCCTGTAAAATTTAATTATGATGCTAATATAGATGGAGAAGTGAAAAAGTTTACAGCCACATTTGACTATACAAATTTAGAATCAAAGCTTACTCTATCAACATCTTACACTATTGCCCAATTATATAAAAATATGGTAACCGATGAAGACGGAAATAAAACCATTGAATATAAAAATGGCCGAGGTCAGGTATTGCTTATCAGAAAAGTACTAAGCGACACAGAAAATGCCGATACTTATTATGTATACAATAATTATGACCAGTTAGCGTATGTTATACCCCCTTTAGCAGCAGATGCCGTTAAAAATTTAACTAGTGGTCTATTTCCTGATATTACATTAAACAATCTCTGCTATCAATATAAATACGACAGTAGAAACCGTTTAGTAGAAAAGAAGCTGCCGGGAAAAGGTTGGGAATATATGGTCTATGACAAAACAGATAGATTAATCTTTACACAGGATGCCGTAATGCATCCTTCCAAGAAATGGCTTTTCACCAAATATGATCAATTTGGCAGAGTTGCCTATACCGGAGTTATACATCTTCCCGGCCAAACTCGTGAAGAATTACAAGCTATCACTAATAATCAGGTTATTACTGAAAAACGAGAGGGAAGTCTTTTCAGTAATGGAATACTTATTTTTTATAGCAATGATATGTACAGTCAGATAGAAACGGTATTATCTGTCAATTATTATGATAATTATCCTCGAGAAACCCCTCCTATTCCGTCACAGATTTTAGGACAGGATGTTCTTTCACAATATTCTCAGAATTCAAATATCAGCACCAAAAGTTTACCCGTAGCTTCTTATGTAAAAAACATTGAAGATGATAATTGGACCAAAAACTACACCTGGTACGACCAAAAAGGAAGACCAATCGGAAGTCATTCTATTAACCACTTAGGAGGTTATACCAAAACTGAATCTGAACTCGACTTTTCCGGAACTCCCAAGATGGTAGTTACCAGACACAAAAGATTAGACAGCGATACTGAAAAAGTAATTACCGAAAACTTCACCTATGACCATCAGAATAGATTAATGACTCACACCCACAAGGTGGACAATAATCCTGTAGAATATCTTGCTCAAAATATATATAATGAGCTTTCGCAGCTGGAAAGCAAAAAGGTAGGCGGTACAAGTTTAGGAAGTGGACTTCAACAAGTAGATTATCTATACAATATCCGTGGTTGGATGACGCAGATTAATGATCCTGGAAATTTAGTAAATGGAGATCTTTTTGGTTATAAAATAAAATATAATCAGGTAGAAGGTGAACAGACTCCTAATAATGATTTTTCAACTCTTCAGGTAAAGCCTAAATACAATGGAAATATTGCGGAAATAGATTGGAAAACATCTACACAAGAAAACGAACCGTTAAAAAGGTACGGTTATGTATATGATGGATTAAACAGGCTGAAAGCAGGCTTTTATCAAAAAGATATCAATCCTACAGCGAAAGAATACTTTGAAAAAATAGACTATGACCTAAACGGAAATATTATGAGACTCCAACGTTCTGCTGAGCTCATGACAGGAAATACTGCAGCCTTTAAGATTGATAACCTTAAATATGATTATATAGGAAATAGGCTTACAAAAGTTACTGAAGAAGAAATTGGAAAGAGTGATGGCTATCCTTATCTGGCAAGTCACAATACCATTGAATATGATAATAATGTGACAAACGGAAATGGAAACATGACCAAACATTTAGATAAAGGCATTTCTTCTATTCAATATAATTATCTAAATTTACCCAAGCAGATTACTCAGAATGCTCAAATAACCAATTATATTTATCGGGCAGATGGAGTAAAAGTAAAGAAGCTCTTTGGTGATATAGAAACCAATTATCTGGATGGTTTTCAGTATAAATCTACCAAATCATCGGGAGTTGGTAATGGAGGCGGATTTGGAACAATTGATGACCCTAATGAGGTTGCTGTTATGAAGCTCAGAATTATTCCGACTTCGGAGGGGTATTTTGATGCTTTGAGCAATCAGTATATTTATAATTATACCGATCATCTAGGAAATGTGAGGTTGAGTTATAGTGACACTAACAAAGATGGTATTGTTCAAGCAAGACAATATTTCGTAAGTGAATGTAATGGAAATTGGAATCCACCATTTGAATTTCCTATATGTATAGATAACTGGAAACCGGGCGAGATCGTAGAAATTAATAATTACTATCCATTCGGATTGTTGCATAATTATACAACTACCACTCAGAATGCTTATCAATACAAGTACAACGGTAAGGAGCTGCAGGAGACGGGAATGTATGACTATGGCGCAAGGATGTATATGCCGGATATTGGTAGATGGGGAGTGATTGATCCGTTGGCAGAAGTTTATAGACGTCATAGCCCATATAATTATGTCGTAAATAATCCAATAAGATTTATTGATCCTGACGGAATGCGAATAAGGTGGGCATCATGGGGGGATGTTCAAAATGATGAAGAGTTAAGTAAAACATTTTCTTCAAGAAAAGAATATAGAGAAGCAAGGAGAGAACTGAAAAAACAATATAGAGAAGTCGTTAATAATTCAGAAACAGCATCTTTGATTTATAATGATTTGGAAAAGGATAGTAACACCCATACAATTTTTGCAACAAAAGAAAATGGTGGAAGTACTGTTAAAAATGATGATGGAGGTACAACAATAAAAATGGGAATAGGAAATGGTAGTGATAAATATTTAGAAGGGGTTTCTAGTCTTGAAGCTAATATTCAAGCCACAGTAGCACATGAAGGAGGTCATGCATGGTTAAAGATGAAGGGTATTGAAGGAGAAATGTCAGCCCCTGATTTAAGCTCAATGCCGGAATTTAAGATATCAGCTTTCAACAGTTATGTTGAAAACAGAGAGCGTAGAGCGTCGCATATAGAAAATATTATCAGAGGAGAATTGATAAATAATGGAATTAAAAATATGAACCTATCTAGTGAGTATTCGGCACAAATGATGAGATATGATTCAAAATCCTTTTTAAAAATGCAATTACAGACTGTTCCATTAAAATTATTAGAAAATAATCCATACAATGCAAATGACTATTTAAATAGAGTATATAAAATATCTGATATTAAATAA